The proteins below come from a single Microbacterium sp. SLBN-154 genomic window:
- the purE gene encoding 5-(carboxyamino)imidazole ribonucleotide mutase, which yields MGSDSDWRVMSDASQVLTDFGIPHEVEVVSAHRTPDKLMAYGRGARARGIRVIIAGAGGAAHLPGMLASVTALPVVGVPVQLATLDGLDSLLSIVQMPAGIPVATVSINGAKNAGLLAIRIIGAGDPRVAEQVEAYARDLEAAVEEKNRRLKESL from the coding sequence ATGGGGTCCGACTCCGACTGGCGGGTCATGAGCGACGCCTCCCAGGTGCTCACCGACTTCGGCATCCCGCACGAGGTCGAGGTCGTCTCGGCCCACCGCACGCCCGACAAGCTCATGGCGTACGGGCGCGGGGCGCGGGCCCGCGGCATCCGTGTGATCATCGCCGGCGCCGGCGGCGCCGCGCACCTGCCGGGCATGCTCGCCTCGGTCACCGCTTTGCCCGTGGTCGGCGTGCCGGTTCAGCTGGCGACCCTCGACGGGCTCGACTCGCTGCTGAGCATCGTCCAGATGCCCGCCGGCATCCCCGTCGCGACCGTGTCCATCAACGGGGCCAAGAACGCCGGGCTCCTCGCCATCCGCATCATCGGGGCGGGCGACCCCCGTGTCGCCGAGCAGGTCGAGGCGTACGCCCGTGACCTCGAGGCGGCGGTGGAGGAGAAGAACCGCCGCTTGAAGGAGTCGCTGTGA
- a CDS encoding PH domain-containing protein → MTHPTSFAGRPATPAPGVPTPELRIARVRSHARRLFWSALILIAVAGAAGFFWGNLPSPFENWMLLTAAAVVVFLLVLLPFVAWWSRVYTITTRRVIERSGIFATRRRDLSHVRGYTIQVRRGILQRMWGAGTLTLSNGADEPLRMKNIPGVVLVHEVLVDQVEVNQILAHRDAQSSVSGPYPPGPPPPLPQLG, encoded by the coding sequence ATGACGCACCCGACCAGCTTCGCCGGGCGTCCTGCCACTCCCGCACCGGGGGTGCCGACGCCCGAGCTGCGGATCGCCCGGGTGCGCTCGCATGCCAGAAGGCTCTTCTGGTCGGCGCTCATCCTCATCGCCGTCGCCGGCGCGGCCGGATTCTTCTGGGGCAACCTGCCGTCACCGTTCGAGAATTGGATGCTGCTGACCGCGGCGGCCGTCGTCGTGTTCCTCCTCGTGCTCCTGCCGTTCGTGGCCTGGTGGAGTCGCGTCTACACGATCACGACGCGAAGGGTCATCGAGCGTTCCGGCATCTTCGCCACACGTCGCCGCGATCTGTCGCATGTGCGGGGCTACACGATCCAGGTGCGTCGAGGCATTCTGCAGCGGATGTGGGGAGCGGGAACCCTCACCCTCTCCAACGGTGCCGACGAGCCGCTCCGGATGAAGAACATCCCCGGCGTCGTCCTCGTGCACGAGGTGCTCGTCGACCAGGTCGAGGTCAACCAGATCCTCGCGCATCGGGATGCGCAGTCCTCGGTGTCGGGGCCGTACCCGCCCGGACCGCCGCCACCTCTGCCGCAGCTCGGCTGA
- a CDS encoding response regulator transcription factor has translation MTRVALIDDHESVRLGLEAACARVGAQTVVFSGSSVAAYLDWRAFSASAPADVVVLDLTLGDGTTVSENVRRLVRDGSSVIIHSVADRPEAVREALLAGAAGIVSKSSRIDDVTAAIDTVSRGEPLNNVEWASAIEGDRAFADAQLSARERDVLRLYAAGLPLRAVAERLGVAYSTAKENITRVRVKYVEVGRPAPTKLDLMRRAIEDGILTPPAADGSVGHERRR, from the coding sequence ATGACCCGCGTGGCCCTCATCGACGATCACGAGTCGGTGCGCCTCGGGCTGGAGGCCGCCTGCGCCCGCGTTGGCGCTCAGACCGTGGTGTTCTCGGGCAGTTCGGTCGCCGCATATCTCGACTGGCGGGCCTTCAGCGCCTCCGCGCCCGCCGATGTCGTGGTGCTCGACCTCACGCTCGGTGACGGGACCACGGTTTCCGAGAACGTGCGCCGGCTCGTCCGCGACGGATCGAGCGTCATCATCCACAGCGTCGCCGATCGGCCCGAGGCCGTGCGCGAAGCGCTGCTGGCGGGAGCAGCGGGGATCGTCAGCAAGTCGTCTCGTATCGACGACGTCACCGCCGCGATCGACACGGTGTCTCGCGGCGAGCCGCTGAACAACGTCGAGTGGGCGAGCGCCATCGAAGGCGATCGCGCCTTCGCCGACGCGCAGCTGTCCGCGCGCGAGCGCGATGTTCTGCGCCTGTACGCGGCGGGCCTGCCGTTGCGTGCGGTCGCGGAACGGCTGGGAGTGGCCTACTCCACGGCCAAGGAGAACATCACGCGTGTTCGAGTGAAGTACGTCGAGGTCGGGCGGCCGGCGCCCACCAAGCTCGACCTCATGCGCCGCGCGATCGAGGACGGCATCCTGACCCCACCGGCCGCGGACGGATCGGTCGGCCATGAGCGTCGGCGCTGA
- a CDS encoding biotin--[acetyl-CoA-carboxylase] ligase, with protein sequence MPIPTDGYPRAAAVSPRVQITESTDSTNADVLVAAGADPAGWPHLSVLLTTDQRAGRGRLDRSWTTPPGTALAMSVVVRVPALPVAARGWIPLVAGAAMARAVGAQLRGTPHSATLKWPNDVLIDGGKVCGILAEVVPGDPDTVVVGAGVNTRMTRADLPVDTAVSFAALGLTCDDDRLVADFLSALDEQLSALVAGRGDAAASGVSGEVSALCSTLGADAAVQLPDGTRLTGRAARLDADGRLVVEDATGLETAVSAGDVVHVR encoded by the coding sequence ATGCCGATCCCCACCGACGGGTATCCCCGCGCCGCCGCCGTCAGCCCCCGCGTCCAGATCACCGAGTCCACCGACTCCACCAACGCCGACGTCCTCGTCGCCGCCGGCGCCGACCCGGCCGGCTGGCCGCACCTCTCGGTGCTCCTCACCACCGACCAGCGCGCGGGGCGCGGCCGCCTCGACCGCAGCTGGACCACCCCGCCCGGGACCGCCCTGGCGATGTCGGTCGTCGTCCGGGTGCCCGCACTCCCCGTCGCAGCGCGCGGGTGGATCCCGCTCGTCGCCGGCGCCGCGATGGCCCGCGCCGTCGGCGCCCAGCTGCGCGGCACGCCCCACTCGGCCACGCTCAAGTGGCCGAACGACGTCCTCATCGACGGCGGCAAGGTCTGCGGCATCCTCGCCGAGGTCGTCCCGGGCGATCCCGACACCGTCGTCGTCGGTGCCGGGGTGAACACGCGGATGACGCGGGCAGACCTCCCGGTCGACACCGCCGTCTCCTTCGCCGCCCTCGGCCTCACCTGCGACGACGACCGCCTCGTCGCCGACTTCCTCTCGGCGCTCGACGAGCAGCTCAGCGCGCTGGTCGCCGGGCGAGGGGATGCCGCGGCATCCGGCGTCTCCGGAGAGGTGAGCGCCCTGTGCTCGACCCTCGGTGCCGACGCCGCCGTGCAGCTGCCCGACGGCACCCGGCTCACCGGCCGTGCCGCGCGGCTGGACGCCGACGGACGGCTGGTCGTGGAGGACGCCACCGGCCTCGAGACCGCGGTCTCGGCCGGAGACGTCGTGCACGTGCGCTGA
- a CDS encoding acyl-CoA carboxylase subunit beta: MEPVTDQPDLYTTAGKIADLRARYQEAVLDAEATAQQKQHAKHKLTARERIELLVDTGSFVEFDEYVRHRTTAFGMDRSRPYGDSVVTGTGTIHGRTVAVYAQDFSTFGGSLGEVAGDKIIKIMEFALRGGIPIIGILDSGGARIQEGVVALGKYGEIFRLNTAASGVIPQISLIMGPAAGGAVYSPALTDFVIMVDKTSQMFVTGPDVIKTVTGEDVGMEELGGAHTHNTRSGVAHYLAEDEDDAIDYARTLLGFLPDNNMSELPVYETAFEFETTDADRSLNAVIPDSANQPYDIHGVIGHLVDDGDFLEVQPLFAPNIVIGFGRVEGRTVGVIANQPSQMAGTLNIDAGEKASRFVRFCDAFSVPILTLVDVPGYLPGTDQEWTGVIRRGAKLLYAYAEATVPLVTVILRKAYGGAYIVMGSKQLGADVNLAWPTAEIAVMGGQGAVNILYRGEIKRAEEAGEDVAAVRTRLANEYTYNVASPFLAAERGELDGIIEPAQTRVAVAKALRSLRGKRASLPPKKHGNIPL; the protein is encoded by the coding sequence GTGGAACCCGTGACCGATCAGCCCGACCTCTACACGACCGCCGGCAAGATCGCAGACCTTCGGGCGCGCTATCAGGAGGCCGTTCTCGACGCCGAGGCGACGGCGCAGCAGAAGCAACACGCCAAGCACAAGCTCACCGCCCGCGAACGGATCGAGCTGCTGGTCGACACCGGCTCGTTCGTCGAGTTCGACGAGTACGTCCGCCACCGCACCACCGCATTCGGCATGGACCGGTCCCGCCCCTACGGCGACTCGGTCGTCACGGGAACCGGCACGATCCACGGCCGGACGGTCGCGGTCTACGCGCAGGACTTCTCCACCTTCGGCGGTTCGCTCGGCGAGGTCGCCGGTGACAAGATCATCAAGATCATGGAGTTCGCCCTCCGCGGCGGCATCCCGATCATCGGGATCCTCGACTCCGGCGGCGCCCGCATCCAGGAGGGCGTGGTGGCCCTGGGCAAGTACGGCGAGATCTTCCGCCTGAACACCGCCGCCTCGGGCGTCATCCCCCAGATCTCCCTCATCATGGGACCCGCCGCCGGCGGCGCGGTGTACTCCCCTGCCCTGACCGACTTCGTCATCATGGTCGACAAGACCAGCCAGATGTTCGTCACCGGGCCCGACGTGATCAAGACCGTCACCGGCGAAGACGTGGGGATGGAGGAGCTCGGCGGCGCGCACACCCACAACACCCGGTCCGGCGTGGCGCACTATCTCGCCGAGGACGAGGACGACGCAATCGACTACGCCCGCACGCTCCTGGGGTTCCTCCCCGACAACAACATGTCGGAGCTGCCGGTCTACGAGACGGCGTTCGAGTTCGAGACGACCGACGCCGATCGGAGCCTCAACGCCGTCATCCCCGACTCGGCGAACCAGCCCTACGACATCCACGGCGTCATCGGCCACCTGGTCGACGACGGCGACTTCCTCGAGGTGCAACCCCTCTTCGCCCCGAACATCGTGATCGGCTTCGGCCGGGTCGAGGGGCGCACGGTGGGCGTGATCGCCAATCAGCCCTCGCAGATGGCGGGGACCCTCAACATCGACGCGGGCGAGAAGGCGAGCCGGTTCGTCCGCTTCTGCGACGCGTTCTCCGTACCGATCCTCACCCTCGTCGACGTGCCCGGGTACCTCCCCGGCACCGATCAGGAGTGGACCGGCGTCATCCGCCGCGGTGCGAAGCTGCTGTACGCCTACGCCGAGGCCACGGTCCCCCTGGTCACGGTCATCCTGCGCAAGGCCTACGGCGGCGCCTACATTGTGATGGGCTCCAAGCAGCTCGGCGCCGACGTCAACCTCGCCTGGCCGACCGCCGAGATCGCGGTGATGGGCGGCCAGGGGGCGGTGAACATCCTCTACCGCGGCGAGATCAAGCGCGCTGAGGAAGCGGGAGAGGATGTCGCGGCGGTCCGCACCCGCCTCGCCAACGAATACACCTACAACGTCGCGTCTCCTTTCCTCGCCGCCGAGCGCGGTGAACTCGACGGGATCATCGAGCCGGCTCAGACCCGGGTCGCGGTCGCAAAGGCGCTGCGCTCCCTCCGCGGGAAGCGGGCGAGCCTGCCCCCGAAGAAGCACGGGAACATCCCGCTGTGA
- a CDS encoding acyl-CoA carboxylase subunit epsilon translates to MSTASDPRGGAGESGEALPPVAIDVRRGAPTEEELAALIAVVSEEYAAESAEAVADDRPARSAWSLSQRGLRQPLRRDVGWGRYAG, encoded by the coding sequence GTGAGCACGGCGAGCGATCCCCGCGGCGGAGCGGGCGAGTCCGGTGAGGCCCTGCCGCCCGTCGCGATCGACGTGCGTCGCGGTGCGCCGACCGAGGAGGAACTCGCCGCCCTCATCGCCGTGGTCAGCGAGGAGTACGCCGCCGAATCGGCCGAGGCCGTCGCCGATGACCGCCCCGCCCGGAGCGCCTGGTCGCTCTCGCAGCGGGGGCTGCGCCAGCCCCTTCGCCGCGACGTCGGATGGGGTCGGTACGCGGGCTGA
- a CDS encoding Maf family protein — MRVLLASTSPARLMLLRSAGIKPETLAPDVDEEEVIAAVEAGEGRTLSPQEHVLLLARRKAADVAARVVAEDPAFDGVVIGGDSMFELDGEILGKPYEPDVAIARWRAMRGRTGVLHSGHSVFRIAPGAPAHEEHAVAEASVSFSADVTDDEIDAYVATGEPLQVAGAFTVDSLGGPFIERVEGDPSTVVGMSLSTLRRLITRHGVAWTSLWGTSD; from the coding sequence ATGCGTGTGCTCCTCGCCTCGACGTCGCCCGCCCGTCTCATGTTGCTGCGCAGCGCCGGGATCAAGCCCGAGACCCTCGCCCCCGACGTCGACGAGGAAGAGGTCATCGCGGCCGTCGAGGCGGGTGAAGGGCGCACCCTCAGTCCGCAGGAGCACGTCCTGCTGCTCGCGCGGCGGAAGGCGGCGGATGTCGCGGCTCGCGTGGTCGCGGAGGATCCGGCCTTCGACGGTGTGGTGATCGGCGGCGACTCGATGTTCGAGCTCGACGGCGAGATCCTCGGGAAGCCCTACGAACCCGACGTGGCGATCGCGCGCTGGCGCGCGATGCGCGGCCGCACCGGCGTGCTGCACTCGGGGCACAGCGTGTTCCGGATCGCCCCCGGTGCGCCTGCGCACGAGGAGCACGCCGTCGCCGAGGCGTCGGTGAGCTTCTCCGCCGACGTCACCGACGACGAGATCGACGCGTACGTGGCCACCGGGGAACCGCTGCAGGTCGCGGGCGCCTTCACCGTCGACAGCCTGGGCGGACCCTTCATCGAGCGGGTCGAGGGCGACCCGTCGACCGTGGTCGGGATGTCGCTGTCGACCCTTCGACGCCTGATCACGCGCCACGGCGTCGCCTGGACCTCGCTCTGGGGGACGTCCGACTGA
- a CDS encoding 5-(carboxyamino)imidazole ribonucleotide synthase: MALRVGVVGGGQLARMMIAPAVELGVELRVLAEDDGMAAALAATAVGDYRDADTVLRFARDVDVVTFDHEHVPQDVLGALVDAGVAVRPGPHALQFAQDKLHMRRRLAELGMPQPDWAAVSDAAGVGAFLADHGGRAVVKTPRGGYDGKGVRVVSSEHDADDWFTALAEDGRGGELLIEELVPFTRELAQQVARRPSGEVRAYPLVETVQRDGVCAEVLAPAQRTGEREQQVTSEVAVGIAEGLDVSGMLAVELFETTDRVLVNELAMRPHNSGHWTQDGAVTSQFEQHLRAVLDLPLGDPTPKAPWTVMINILGGPAEGGLTERFGDAMARHPEAKVHTYGKAPRPGRKVGHVNVSGDDLDDVAYAARAAAAVFLD; the protein is encoded by the coding sequence ATGGCGTTGCGAGTCGGAGTCGTCGGGGGAGGGCAGCTGGCGCGGATGATGATCGCGCCGGCCGTCGAGCTGGGGGTCGAACTGCGGGTCCTGGCTGAGGACGACGGGATGGCCGCGGCGCTCGCCGCTACCGCGGTCGGCGACTACCGCGACGCCGACACCGTGCTGCGGTTCGCCCGCGACGTCGATGTCGTCACCTTCGACCACGAGCATGTGCCCCAGGACGTCCTCGGCGCCCTCGTCGATGCAGGTGTGGCCGTGCGCCCCGGGCCCCACGCGCTGCAGTTCGCCCAGGACAAGCTGCACATGCGCCGGCGCCTCGCCGAACTCGGCATGCCTCAGCCCGACTGGGCAGCCGTCAGCGATGCCGCCGGGGTCGGGGCCTTTCTCGCCGACCACGGCGGCCGTGCCGTGGTAAAGACTCCGCGGGGTGGATATGACGGCAAGGGCGTGCGCGTGGTGTCGTCTGAGCACGACGCCGACGACTGGTTCACAGCCCTCGCCGAAGACGGTCGCGGCGGCGAGCTCCTCATCGAAGAGCTTGTTCCCTTCACGCGCGAACTCGCCCAGCAGGTCGCTCGCCGCCCGTCGGGCGAGGTACGGGCGTACCCCCTCGTCGAGACGGTCCAGCGCGACGGCGTCTGCGCCGAGGTGCTGGCCCCCGCCCAGCGCACCGGTGAACGCGAGCAGCAGGTCACCAGCGAGGTCGCCGTCGGTATCGCAGAGGGGCTGGATGTGTCGGGGATGCTGGCGGTCGAACTCTTCGAGACCACCGACCGTGTGCTCGTGAACGAGCTCGCGATGCGCCCCCACAACAGCGGCCACTGGACACAGGACGGCGCGGTGACGAGCCAGTTCGAGCAGCACCTGCGCGCCGTGCTCGACCTCCCGCTCGGCGACCCCACTCCGAAGGCACCGTGGACCGTCATGATCAACATCCTCGGGGGTCCCGCCGAGGGCGGCCTCACCGAGCGATTCGGCGACGCGATGGCCCGCCACCCCGAGGCGAAGGTGCACACGTACGGCAAGGCGCCGCGACCCGGCCGCAAGGTGGGGCACGTCAACGTCTCGGGCGACGACCTCGACGACGTCGCCTACGCCGCGCGGGCGGCCGCGGCGGTGTTCCTGGACTGA
- a CDS encoding sensor histidine kinase gives MSVGAEAQRAAPPEAVGRIPQGPESAASLGSFTRRRVERVLTIAIAIGCLILGAQAFVTALGPSDEAPGWHVPLMVLTFGPLAAMLIACAVGRAVRVFAALFCVCYVVALALWPAATVGQPSDPATQPWIWYLVNVATVASVVVVPFMWQVAWTLMVPMFFGSVRILQTDAAPQLWIPLVLDVSFALILGMMLITLGRVFRRIAADVDDARTKAVASYARAAAANAAEEERVAVAALMHDSVLAALIASERADTERERTLAVAMAREALTRFANTEQGVEEGSDEPTDAHALADAVERAAANLGADPARSRDIEPDTPPLPGRVARALTLAATQAVANAVEHAHGEGLAVHVSGRADRIAVVVSDTGHGFDLHAIPDDRLGIRASIVARVAAVGGIAAVEPTPQGTTVTLEWRPVTA, from the coding sequence ATGAGCGTCGGCGCTGAAGCGCAGCGCGCGGCGCCCCCCGAGGCCGTCGGGCGCATTCCGCAGGGACCGGAGAGCGCGGCATCCCTCGGCTCCTTCACGCGGCGCCGGGTCGAGCGCGTCCTCACCATCGCGATCGCGATCGGATGCCTCATCCTCGGCGCTCAGGCTTTCGTCACCGCTCTCGGGCCGAGTGACGAGGCTCCCGGGTGGCACGTGCCGCTGATGGTCCTCACCTTCGGGCCGCTGGCGGCCATGCTCATCGCCTGCGCGGTGGGGCGCGCCGTGCGGGTCTTCGCCGCACTGTTCTGCGTCTGCTACGTCGTCGCGCTGGCCCTCTGGCCGGCAGCCACCGTCGGTCAGCCGTCGGACCCCGCCACGCAGCCCTGGATCTGGTACCTCGTGAACGTCGCCACGGTCGCCTCGGTGGTGGTCGTGCCCTTCATGTGGCAGGTGGCGTGGACGCTGATGGTGCCGATGTTCTTCGGCTCAGTGCGGATCCTCCAGACCGATGCGGCGCCGCAGCTGTGGATCCCGCTGGTGCTGGATGTCTCGTTCGCCCTCATCCTCGGGATGATGCTCATCACCCTCGGCCGGGTGTTCCGGCGGATCGCGGCCGACGTCGACGACGCCCGCACGAAGGCCGTCGCCAGCTACGCCAGGGCCGCCGCGGCCAACGCTGCGGAGGAGGAGAGGGTCGCAGTGGCCGCCCTCATGCACGACAGCGTGCTGGCCGCGCTCATCGCCAGCGAGCGCGCCGACACCGAGCGCGAGCGCACCCTCGCTGTGGCGATGGCCCGTGAGGCGCTGACCCGCTTCGCCAACACCGAGCAGGGTGTGGAGGAAGGAAGCGACGAGCCCACCGACGCCCACGCGCTCGCCGACGCCGTCGAACGCGCCGCCGCGAACCTGGGAGCCGACCCTGCGCGCAGTCGCGACATCGAACCCGACACGCCGCCGTTGCCGGGCCGCGTCGCGCGCGCTCTCACCCTCGCCGCGACCCAGGCCGTTGCCAACGCCGTCGAGCACGCGCACGGTGAGGGGCTCGCCGTCCATGTGTCAGGGCGGGCCGACCGGATCGCCGTCGTCGTCTCGGACACCGGCCACGGTTTCGACCTGCACGCGATCCCCGACGACAGGCTGGGGATCCGAGCGTCCATCGTCGCCCGCGTCGCGGCCGTCGGCGGCATCGCCGCCGTCGAGCCGACGCCGCAGGGGACCACGGTGACCCTGGAATGGCGGCCGGTGACCGCATGA
- a CDS encoding LCP family protein translates to MSVATPPRTTTRGSSGARGRVLEERPLRFPDAGSTAMMTTRGWWLVGLNFLLPGSAQIVAGNRRLGRVGIAATLVSWLLAVGAVLTSAFAQTLFLTLATNWFVLLLVQGILIAYAALWIVLTIDTLRLVRLVRTGRAARFGIAAFAVALLVVASGTVGYAAQVTGTARDTLGAIFGVSGPSVPPSDGYYNILLLGADSGEGRDSMRFDSISVVSVNADSGATTITGIPRDMPHFPFAPGPMQDRYPDGHQGFADPSCGWGSGINQLRTEVEVCQDGNAIYPDAVANGSAPGIEATKDAAEGILGIEIPYYVFIDMHGFASLVDALGGVEIEVAERLPKGGGPAYEGQPAEEWAIGWIEPGLQRMDGDTAQWYARSRYTTSDFDRMQRQRILQQAILNQFTPQTVLTRFQDIAAAGADIVETDLPQSLLPYLADLALKAQEQPVTTIELIPEFGIDEYDPDYAYVQELVRTALHPPTPTPTPEG, encoded by the coding sequence GTGAGCGTGGCGACCCCGCCGCGGACGACCACGCGCGGATCATCCGGTGCGCGCGGCCGCGTGCTCGAGGAGCGCCCGCTGCGCTTCCCTGACGCCGGCTCGACCGCGATGATGACCACGCGCGGCTGGTGGCTGGTGGGACTCAACTTTCTGCTCCCGGGCTCGGCGCAGATCGTCGCCGGCAATCGCCGCCTCGGCCGGGTCGGCATCGCCGCGACCCTGGTGTCGTGGCTCCTGGCCGTCGGCGCCGTCCTCACCTCAGCCTTCGCGCAGACCCTTTTCCTCACCCTCGCGACCAACTGGTTCGTGCTGCTGCTCGTCCAGGGGATCCTCATCGCGTATGCCGCCCTGTGGATCGTGCTGACGATCGACACGCTGCGGCTGGTCCGGCTGGTCCGCACCGGACGAGCCGCCCGCTTCGGAATCGCCGCGTTCGCCGTCGCCCTGCTCGTCGTCGCCAGCGGCACCGTCGGCTACGCCGCGCAGGTCACCGGTACGGCGCGCGACACCCTCGGCGCGATCTTCGGTGTGAGTGGCCCTTCCGTTCCCCCGTCCGACGGGTACTACAACATCCTGCTCCTGGGTGCCGACAGCGGTGAGGGTCGCGATTCGATGCGGTTCGACAGCATCTCGGTCGTCTCGGTGAACGCCGACTCCGGTGCGACGACCATCACCGGCATCCCGCGCGACATGCCCCACTTCCCCTTCGCGCCGGGGCCCATGCAAGACCGCTATCCCGATGGCCACCAGGGATTCGCCGACCCCAGCTGCGGGTGGGGGAGCGGGATCAACCAGCTCCGCACCGAGGTCGAGGTCTGCCAGGACGGCAACGCCATTTACCCCGACGCCGTTGCGAACGGCTCGGCTCCCGGCATCGAGGCGACGAAGGATGCCGCCGAAGGCATACTCGGGATCGAGATCCCGTACTACGTCTTCATCGACATGCACGGGTTCGCCTCGCTCGTGGACGCCCTCGGCGGCGTCGAGATCGAGGTCGCCGAGCGTCTGCCCAAGGGAGGCGGGCCGGCCTACGAGGGCCAGCCCGCCGAAGAATGGGCGATCGGGTGGATCGAACCCGGTCTACAGCGCATGGACGGCGACACCGCCCAGTGGTACGCCCGGTCGCGGTACACCACGAGCGACTTCGACCGGATGCAGCGCCAGCGCATCCTGCAGCAGGCGATCCTCAACCAGTTCACGCCGCAGACGGTGCTGACCCGGTTCCAAGACATCGCCGCCGCCGGCGCCGACATCGTCGAGACCGACCTGCCGCAGTCGCTGCTGCCCTACCTCGCCGATCTGGCGCTGAAGGCGCAGGAGCAGCCGGTCACCACGATCGAGCTGATCCCCGAGTTCGGCATCGACGAGTACGACCCCGACTACGCCTACGTGCAAGAGCTCGTGCGCACCGCGCTGCATCCGCCCACCCCGACACCGACGCCGGAGGGCTGA
- a CDS encoding DUF559 domain-containing protein, with protein MIQIDGFAHHSDAAQRRKDIRHDRLLRSLGYTVFRFDYVDVVHHWPRVQAEVLRALAQGLHLAPRGALA; from the coding sequence GTGATCCAGATCGATGGCTTCGCGCACCACTCCGATGCGGCGCAGCGACGAAAGGACATTCGCCACGACCGGCTGCTGCGCTCCCTCGGGTACACGGTCTTCCGCTTCGACTACGTCGATGTCGTGCACCATTGGCCGCGGGTCCAGGCCGAGGTGCTGCGGGCACTCGCTCAGGGCCTTCACCTCGCGCCCCGCGGGGCGCTGGCGTGA
- a CDS encoding class I SAM-dependent RNA methyltransferase — MDVGDLLDLRIDDVAHGGVFVARHGAGDGERGRVVFVPDTLPGETVRARLVDTSKKAFWRAEVVEVTEASPDRRPHIWPQADLTTPPANRPGGADFGHIALDAQRALKKRVVHDALRRIGGAEREVTMAPAGTAGGGTETPDATRWRTRVSLHVDARGAVGPYAVRSHRVVEVTELPLATAGIEEAASSLGRLRPGRVDLVHPADGRVRVIPRPERTRRSPAGHADPAAHEVITEHVGGHAFRVDAGGFWQVHRLAAETLTDVVTGALRRSGAFDPDALHLDLYGGVGLFAAALGDLGGPRVRAISVESDPRATGHAAQNLAAWPAMSAETGRVDRWLPRFADGLARADAAALARGTILLDPPRAGAGREVVDAVAALTPTAVVYVACDPVALARDLRTFRDHGYDTALIEAIDLFPHSHHVEAVAVLTGDGRRG, encoded by the coding sequence ATGGATGTCGGTGACCTGCTCGATCTCCGCATCGACGACGTCGCCCACGGTGGCGTCTTCGTCGCCCGCCACGGCGCGGGAGACGGGGAGCGGGGTCGGGTCGTCTTCGTGCCCGACACCCTGCCCGGCGAGACGGTCCGTGCGCGGCTCGTCGACACCTCGAAGAAGGCGTTCTGGCGGGCCGAGGTCGTCGAGGTCACCGAGGCCTCACCCGACCGACGCCCCCACATCTGGCCGCAGGCCGACCTGACCACGCCCCCGGCCAACCGCCCTGGCGGCGCCGACTTCGGCCACATCGCCCTCGACGCGCAGCGTGCGCTGAAGAAGCGGGTGGTCCACGACGCGCTCCGCCGGATCGGAGGCGCGGAGCGAGAGGTCACGATGGCGCCGGCGGGCACCGCGGGTGGCGGAACGGAGACCCCGGATGCCACGCGCTGGCGCACCCGCGTCAGCCTCCACGTCGACGCCCGCGGCGCCGTGGGGCCCTACGCGGTGCGCAGTCACCGGGTGGTGGAGGTCACCGAGCTGCCGCTGGCGACGGCCGGGATCGAAGAGGCGGCGTCGTCGCTCGGACGCCTGCGACCGGGGCGGGTGGACCTCGTCCACCCCGCCGACGGGCGGGTGCGCGTCATCCCCCGCCCGGAGCGCACGCGCCGCAGCCCGGCCGGCCACGCCGATCCGGCCGCCCACGAGGTGATCACCGAACACGTGGGCGGGCACGCGTTCCGCGTCGACGCCGGCGGCTTCTGGCAGGTTCATCGCCTGGCCGCCGAGACCCTCACCGATGTCGTCACGGGCGCACTGCGCCGGTCGGGCGCCTTCGATCCCGACGCCCTGCACCTCGACCTCTACGGGGGTGTCGGTCTCTTCGCGGCGGCTCTGGGTGACCTCGGCGGCCCGCGCGTCCGGGCGATCAGCGTCGAGTCCGACCCCCGCGCCACCGGGCACGCCGCGCAGAACCTCGCCGCGTGGCCGGCCATGAGCGCCGAGACCGGTCGCGTCGACCGCTGGCTTCCCCGCTTCGCCGACGGGCTCGCGCGCGCCGACGCCGCGGCGCTGGCCCGCGGCACGATCCTCCTCGACCCGCCGCGCGCCGGCGCCGGGCGCGAGGTCGTCGACGCGGTCGCCGCGCTGACGCCCACCGCCGTGGTCTACGTCGCCTGCGACCCGGTCGCGCTCGCGCGCGACCTCCGCACCTTCCGCGACCACGGCTACGACACCGCCCTCATCGAGGCGATCGACCTGTTCCCCCACTCCCACCACGTCGAAGCGGTGGCGGTGCTCACCGGCGACGGGCGGCGTGGATAG